The stretch of DNA TCACGCTGTACTGTGCGAGGAATTTGCGATCATCCTGTCCGTAGCTGAGGGCTACCTGGATTGTATCCGGGTTTTCGCGGTAATCGTGGAACTGATAGATGCCGCCATGAGCGACAGCACTTTCGGGATACGATTCACCGGTCAGCATGTGAACGGCGTCAATCGAATGGGTCATCCACTGATCGATAATGCCGCTGGAAAAGTCCCGGAACAGCCGAAACGAACGATAAATTCTTGGATCAAAGGGACGGTCGGACTTGCCCATCAGGAAGGCGGACCAGTCCACGTTGTGCTTCTTCAGTGACGCGAGATCCTGTTTGCTTTTTGCCCAGCGATAGGGGCTGTAGGCGTTGGCGATGATGTCGACTTTGACAATGTCGCCGAGCACCCCGGACTGCATCAGTTTCTGTGCCTGGCGGTACTTTGGATAGCTGCGGCGCTGAGTCCCAATCTGGACGACTCGACCGGATTTGTTTACCGCATCCAGCGCGGCATTGGTTTCTTCAAGAACGTTGCCCATCGGTTTTTCGCAATACACATCCTTGCCGGCTTCCACGGCCATCCTGAGCATTTTTGCGTGCTGATGATCTGCTGTACCGATGATCACGGCGTCGATGTTGGGATCATCCAGGATGGTCGCGATGTTTTTGCAGACGCGAGGGTCCGAACCGGAGACCTCTTTTACTTTTTGTTGAGCGACGTCACGGCGTTGATCCCAGATATCGCACACCGCGGTCACCTGAGCTCCGTAGTTCGACCCGTGGTCCATGCATTCGAGCATCAGCTGCGTGCCGCGTCCTCCGGGTCCGATCATTCCGACGCGGATTGTATCGTTGGCACTGAACCGGGATTGTGCGACGGAAATTCCGGCGTGCAGTCCGGCTGCGGTTGCTGCTGTGGTACCGACAAACGCACGACGTGAAATGTCTGAGGTGTTCATGATCTAAAACCCCTGCTGTTCGAAAAACGGAGCCATTAACGAATTGTATGCCCGGCCGCCGTTTTGAAAGTAACCCATCAGAAAATAGGGTACGGAGCCTCTTCGAACCATTTCGTCGGCCCATTGAGCAATAATCATTTGTTGAATGACATTGCCCACGATGCCGGAAGTTGGACAAATGCTTTCCTCACGGCCTGAAATCTGAATCACGCCGCCGGATTCCGGTGAGAAATTATCAAAACCGACGTCGGCAACGTCGATCAGACGTCCTGTCGGTTCCACACCGTCCATGGACCGCGGACCGACCCCAATCACAAAAGCGCCTTCCACCTGTTTTTCCAGGGCCAGTTTCACCTCTTCGCGATAGGCCGGGGAAATCGCGTTGATGAGCATGACATTTTTTTCCAGAGTGGCTTCCCAGGTGTGAGTTTCGTTCGTCCAGTTAACGACCCGGACACCCGAAGCCACGTTGAATTCTGATTGGAATCCGGCGAACTCAATGCTCCGTCCAAACCACCGACCTCCGTCACGAATCCGTCGCGCCATCGTCACGGCTGTCTGACGGATTTGGTCCATGTGGGTTCTGACCCGTTCGATTCGCTCGGTCACGATGCCCAGATATTCGGCACTTTTGTCGACGGCTTTCGCTTCGGGGTTTGCCAGCTTGTTGGCAATTTCCGCACTGAGCATCCAGTGTATGCAGCCGCTGCCGGTGCCACTGGACGGGCAGATAGCGAATTGCGGGATTTCCGGTGCGTGAACAAGTCCCTGGTAATAAGGTACGTGACTGTGAAGTATCTCATTCGACACGTCTTTCAGCAGCAGACCGTCAGGGTTGTTGTGAAGATTGTCGTTGGCCGTGAATCCGGCCGGCCGGAACTCATTGTGGTGGTAGTTGATCGTGACGCAGACCACATACACACCGCGTTCGCGGGCAGCCAGGACATCCTTGTTGCAGTGGTTGGTAAAAACCATGTCGCCTTTTTTCAGCTGAGAAAAATCTCGACCGTGTTCTCTGAGAATTCCAGGGTTGCCTCTGCGATCTTCTTTAAGCTCGTAGTGCGGCAGATGGCCGGAATTCATGGACGTCCATACGCTGCCGCCGTTTTTGATAATGCCTGCGGCGCGTGATGTCAGTTCGCCGATCTGTTCCAGCTCTCCGGACTGACAGCGAACAATCTCCATTGTTCCCTGGTGATACTCTTCCATGAACAGCATCGTGTGGCCAAAAGTGTATTCGTGATCCCACTGGCCTCCCGCACTGTATGGTGTGTGAGCGTTAACGGTTTGTGGTCCGACAGCCGCACATCCTGCAATTCCGGCGGCAGCGGTACGCAATACATCACGTCGAGTCGATTCAGTCATTCCAGTTCTCCGGTTCAGATTCTGTGAATTGATATTTTGCAGGACATGTCTTCCGGATACCCGGTTGAGATGTTTTATTGAGCGTCAGACAACACGCAGCGTTGACGGACACGGATCGGCCTGACTGTCCAGGTTTTCTTCATGCGGTTCGCTGTCACATCAGACGATGAGTGCATTGTAGTCGTTCGGTGGAAGGATCTGCCGATAACAAACAGAGGTCCGATTACCGCCGGGTGACCATATTCGTTTTTTTGTTGATAGTTCATGTCTGAATCGTCAAAAGTAAACAGACTGTTTCCTCGCCCGTTCGGTTGCGGCTGGTCATCGGAATATTGCCGGGCGTTGACCCTTTCGGATACAAGCAAAGTGTTGCCCGCCAGCGGGACCGCCGGAGCTGAAACCGTCGTAAATAGTCCATCCTTTTCAGGGGCGTCGGTAGCAGGATGTTGATCACTGACTTTGCAGACCCATCACTTTCAGAGGCCGCTTGCCCACCCAGGAGCATCGGAAGAGCCAGGCTACTCTTTCCCGGTGATCCTATCTGCAGAATGTTCCGCCGGGTTTGCCCGTCGCAGCATCGATGGCGATGGCCATCAATCGTGAGCATAAAGAACCCTTCCTGTCGAGTCGCGCCACGCAGGACATCGAGCGGGTGACGCAGAAGACCGTACACCGGATTGCACTCGATGTCCAGAAACGCTGTCTGCGACACCACAAATCAACAGACCATCGGAATTGGTCAACAACAATCCCGGTCTTTTCGAAAAACCGGACGTTTTGTGCTGCAGTTGCATCTGTCGCAGAAAACGTCAGGTGTCGCTGGTGCAATGTCCTAAAATCCGATCTGTTTCGTGATTTGACAATTTCCGTTATGACATTGATCTGGCACTGGACCGATGGCACGACACCCAACGTGAAAATTTGATGCGGTTGAATCGTCGGTCTTGGATCCTGAGATTGGACAGCGCACGGTCGCGTTCGATGTTCACATCTGCTTTTCTGTCCACAGCCATTCACAGACAATTTTCAGCAGGGAAGTCGCGATTTCAGGTAGAGGACGGTGAACGGGTCTGAATTCGATAACAGAGTTTTGGGGGGGCAGCACGTGCTTACTTCGAAGACATTGCTGTTGGTTCGTCATGCGAAATCCAGCTGGAAGAATGAGGAGCTGGGCGACATTGATCGTCCGCTCAGCAAACGTGGTTTCAGAGACGGTCCCGATATGGGAAAACGGCTGTCCGTACGGCTGTTGATTCCGGAACTGATTGTTTCCAGCCCGGCGGTGCGAGCCCTGTCGACTGCGGGGGCCATTGGAAAAGAAACCGGCTATACGGATGAGATCATTGTGGAGGACAATCTGTACGGTGCGGCTCCGCAGGAGGTGCTGGATCTCATTTCTGAATTTGATGACTTTCTTCGGGTGGTCATGATTGTTCTGCACAACCCGACCATCACTGAGCTTGCAAACATGTTTTCCGTTAAGTCCATTGAAAATGTGCCCACCTGTGGTGTGCTGGTGATTGAAGTGTCAGCGTGGTCGCGCGTAGCAAAGGCCCGGCTGACAGATTTCGATTATCCAAAGAACCTCGCCTGATTCGGTTCAGAATGCGGTCGTCAGCGAGACGGTTGACAATTATGCCGCCGGAGATTTCCTGAAGTGTCCGCGGCTGGTTCGACCCGGTTGACAGTGCACCTCAGGCCACCTGCGAAATCCCACTTTGCGCTACGGCTGCTTGCGCAGAATGATGTGGTAACCGAACGGTGTCCGCACCGGATCACTGATGGCGCCGATTTCAAGAGCCTGAGTGGCTTCACTGAATGGTCTTGCCATTGTTATAGGAGAAAAAATACCCAGATCGCCGCCGGCCGGTCCGGTTGGACTTTCAGAATACTCTTTTGCCAGCGCAGCAAAGTCTGCGCCGGTCGCCCGGGCTTTTTCAACGACTTCCTTCGCCAGTTCCAGGGCTTCGATTTGTGTTCGGGTTATGTTCGGGGGGCGTCCTGAGCTGTACTTATGCGTGATCAGGATGTGAGCGGCGGCCAGTTCATTTCCTTTGCCCGGATTATCCTCAGCGCATCCGCAGGTGAATGACATGGTAGTCGCACAGACAATCAACAGGAACGAGCGATAGACTCGCATGGAATTGCCTTTTGAACGGATGGATTATGAAAGCAGACCGGGATGTCGCATTGCGATGACAGATCTGCATCAGAGCATAATTACCGCATGGACAAATGTCTTGAGCTGAAGTGAGAGGTTCCAGGCGATTTCATTTTTTTGCGGGAGAAACTCAGGATTAACCAAGTTGAAGGAGCGGTATCTGTCTCCGTCTCGCTCGTATAGAAATCCAGTCGTTATGTCCTGTCGTGTGGCGATATCAGATCAGGCCGGTTCTTGTTCACGAATCAATGTTTCAACTTCCCGTGATGGGCCCTCATCGCAGTTCACCCATTCGATCAGGTTCCGACCTCCGGATTTCGAAATGCGTGGTCGTTGTTCTTTCCGGCAGTGAACATATTCACACGGGTGACCGTTGTTGACCGGGTTGAGGCAGCTGCAGGACCGGCAAACGGCAGACATGACGCAAGTTGATAAAGACTCACAATTCGTGTGTCACAACGCCTGATCCGGAATGGTGCGACCGGACCGATATTTCTGGTATTCTGGCAGGACGTCGAATGGATGTCGGTCGGTCATTTGCCCTGCGTCTTCAGACAATTGTCGTCGAGCGGCAGCAGTGCTGAAAAATCACGATTGTTGTGATACCAGGCACGGTCGGTGCCGGTGCACGCATTATCCACTGCATTGTAAATCAGATACATAATTGCGCGTTGCCACGGGGAGACATTGTTTGCTGAACCGTGCACGACATTGCAATGGATAAAAGCCACAGATCCGGCGGGGCCGACCAAGGCCTCAATCCCGTGGTCTGCGGCCAGCGATTTCAATGTGACCTGATCGATGTGATGCAGCGCGTACTCTTTTCCCGCTGTGTCGGGGTGCGGTTCCGAATCAAGCAGACCGTGGCGCTGAGAGCCAGGTACGATCAGCAGAGGTGATCTGGCCACACTGCAGTCGTCGATGAAAATCGCCGTCATGATACACATTGGCTGAGGCATGCCGTCGATTTTATTCCACGGCGGATAGTCCTGGTGCCAGTCCCATGAAGCGCCTCCTGCAAAACCATGCTTGGGGTTCAGCCGACTCTGATGCAGATAGACATCTTCACCCAGGAGTTGACGCACCGGGTTTAACAGGCACGGCAGTCGCATTAGACGTCGGAAAGCGTCGCTGTACGTGTGAGCCCCAAAGGCCAGCCTGACGGCCGTCGGATCGTCCGTCTCACAGACGATTTCCGGTCCCCGGCGATCCAGAATGGCGGGCATGGCTTTCTGCAGCGCAGTGACCTCGTCAGTATCCAGCAACTCGGGGAAAAACAAATAACCCTGCTGGTCGAATTGTGAAATCTGACTTTCGTTCAGCTGCATGGTGAGATTGCCTCAACGTCCACGGGAATCCGGTCCCGGATTGACTTCTGCACGGCCAGCGTGACCGCCAGCGATCGAGTGCCCTCACGCGCGTCAACCATCGATCGTTCGTCCTGTCTGACGACTCGACAAAAATGCTGAAGCTGAAGCTGAAGCGGGTCGGCGCAAACCACCTGCCGCTGCGACATTTTCATCGGATGCTGCCAGTCGGTTTGAGTATTGTCGGCATACTGCCACAACTCCATTTTGGGAAATGCCAGCGACGCCGATGTTCCGAGAAAACGGTAACAATTCCGGTCCGCGTGAAAGTAGTGCGGGTTCTCTCCCGTTGTGGTTTCCCAGGACCAGGGTGAGGAAACCGTGTCAGATGCAAAAATGGAACCCAGTGCGCCGCTTTCAAATGAAATTGCGATGCTGAGCGAGTCTTCGACGTCTAGTTTCCGCACGGCTGATCCCGCAAAAGCACACACCTGACGGATTTCTCCGCAGACAAAACGCAGAGTGTCAAATTCATGAATGAGGTTTATGAAATTTGGTCCGCCACCTGGACTTCTGCACCGCCAGTCAACGTCGAAGTATTCAGTCGGCTTCATGAGTGCCCACAACATTGATACGCCAACCAGCCCTCCCAGAGTTCCACTGCGGATGATGTCTCGCGTTTCCCGAATAAGAGGATTATGGCGTCGATGATGGCCGACAAGCACTCTGATTCCGGTGTCATCTGAGGCATGCTGGATACGGCGCGCTGCGGAAAGTGTATCGGCGATCGGTTTTTCGATCAGAACATGGACTCCATGCTGCGCGCATGTCTCCGCAATCTCAGCATGCCATTGATTTGGCGTGGCAATGACGGCGCCGTTCGGTCTTTCACGATCAATCAACTCTTCAATGTGCCGGTAAAACGGAACGTCAAGCTGTTTTGCAATTTTGCTGCGACTCGAATCGGTATCACAGAGTCCGAGGAGCTCACAGCCGTCATGGGCTTTGATGAGTTCTGCGTGTCGTTTGCCAATCCAGCCGAGACCAGAGACGACTAATCCGACGGACTTCAGCATCGTGGTTCTTATTGAGAAAAAGGTGGGTTGTCAGTTCCGTGAACCGTAAGGCTCACCCCGGGCTGACGGGCAATCCAATCCTTTCATCCGTACCGGGCAGGCGTGGTTGCCAATGCAGCCGCTCTGACCCACGTCGACGCGACCCTGACAGAGATCGTTTTGGCCACCAGCGAATTTTTTTTTCGGTGGTTCCCTGGTCGGACACCTGCCTCTGAGTCACAAGTGTGTGACTCAGAGGCATTCCGTTAAGCGGAGAGGGGGGGATTCGAACCCCCGGTCCGGTTACCCGAACACAGCATTTCCAGTGCTGCACAATCGGCCACTCTGCCACCTCTCCGTATGCAAAAATTTTCAGCTGTTCCTTGCGTGTCCTGTCGTTAACGACCTGCAAAATCCACAACAGATGTGTATCCCCGGACAGACCGCTGAAGTCGTTCCGGCAAGTCCAGGAAACAATACTCTGAATTTTGTCTGACGTCCCGCCGGAATCGCCGTTCATACTGCAAAAATTTGTTGATTGTTACTGAGGAGTACTGAATCAGCATTCAGTTGTGTTAACCGGGTGATTCTGAGGTGCTACATCCCTTGTCCTTCATCGAGTGGTGTACTGCCAACCCGGTTGATCCGTAGGTCGAGTGTTGTGTTCACCGATGTGCGGGAACGATTTCGTTGCTGTCGTTCACGTCAAAGAACGGAGACTGCCTGGTTTCAGAATTCCGGTTTACTGTCTTAAAGAAGCCTTATCCGTCGATGATTGTGTCGGCTTCGCATATGAGCGTGTGTGCGGCGATACTGGTATCCGCTGCGCGCAGGTTGGGCACAAATTCGGGTAACTGCATCAGTCTGCCTATCCGGGCCAGGATCTGCAGATGAGTTTGAGAATCCCTGGCAAGGACCAGAAAGAACATGTCGGACAGCGCTCGTCCGGGAGCTCCAAATGGAATTCCGGACGACGTTCGTCCGAAGGCAACCACTGAATCACTCAGAGCATCGGGAAGCGGATTGCGTGGATGTGGAATCGCGACACCGTTTTCGAATCCGGTCGACATGACTGCTTCTCGCTGTTTGACGGCTTCCAGCACGGCTGTCGGTTCCAGTATCTGCCAGGTACGGCCGGCAACCTCTACAAGTGACTGCAGTGTGGATGGTTTTGTGCCGGCGTCGAGCGGTACCTGGACCGTTTCGGGGTGGATCAGTTGGGAAATCGGTGAACGTGGATCAAGTTCGGCAGACTGCTGCGTTTGTTCCATTCGAGCCAGGGCCTGGTCATCCAGACTCGGAATTTCGGTTTCCAGCCACTGGGTGATCTCCATACGATTGAAACGCCATTCTCCTGCCACACGACGGCCAGGGATATGCCCCCGACTGGCCATACGTTCAACGACTCGTCGCTCCCGCCCGAGTTGAGTCATCAATTCTTCGATGTTCATAGAATCGTAGGACATGCACGCCGTTTCGATCGACTCAGGGAGACAATGCAAGTGGACAGGTTCTGGCTGAAAATCGTCCGTAATCTGATGGACTCACTGTCCATCCTTAAGAATTTACCGTCCCAACGTGTCGCAACGTAACGGTTTGTTGTGGAATTACGGATCCACCTCGCGAATCCCGTCGTATGATTCGATAATCAATTGGTGGAAACTCAGAACAGGAAATGACGACGATCATTTGAGCCATTCAGGTCCTGGTTACCCTCTGGAATGTTTCCGTGGACTGAGCCACTGCCTTTGCGGGAGTGGAGTGGTCAGCCTTCCTGTCGTAGACCTACTGATTGTCGGTGTGAAAACTGAGCCGTTCAGCGTTAGACAAGTTCTGTGAAGCAAAGGCGTCGACGATTGTTGTCGGCGGTCTCTATGGAAATACGGTAAGTCATGTGATATTTTGAGGTTGTAGCCAACTCTGCCGTGGCATTATGGTTTAAAATTGTCGAAGTTTGCGGGCAGTGATGTTGCTCTATGATTGCTCGATCACTCTTGAATATGGTTGAAAATGTAAAATTGGCCAATTTGGGAAGCATGGGGATTGTGTGATTTTTTTGTAATTAAAATGGTGGTTCAGTGTTCAATTTTGGGGTTAAGGGTCACTTTAGAACCTATTCTTGAATGTCGAACTTCGAGATCTGCCGTTGTTCCAGGATACGAATCGCTTATGGTTCGCAATATCCACCCTGCTCTTTCTTCCCTCCGACTTTCTTTCCTTTGAGTGCTGTCCGTTACTCACATCCAATCCCACGGAGTGACGGGCTCATTACTGCTTTTGTGCGTATCTACTGTATCGCGATGAATCTTTTTCATAACTCGCAGCTTCTGTATCGCAATCCCGTCCTCTTGTTAATTGGTTTGGTGGTTTGGCTCGGTTTGCCGGACTGGCGATCGATTCAGGATTGTTCATTTCCTCTGCCGGTTGGGTTGCGTCCGTGTGGAATGGCTGGATTGTCATCGGAGGTGCATGCGGAGGATTCTTTGGAACCGTTGCCGTTACTTCCGGCAACCCGGTCTGCGTCCGTCCCGACAGATGATCATGTTGATGAATCACCCACGTCTGATGCCTCAAAGACACCATCGACAGATTATTTGATGAGAGAACGATTTATCGCCAGGCTGTCCGTGGTGAATTCACGAATCACGTTGGTTCAGGCGGAAACATCGAAAATACGTCATAAAGTTGAGTCACAGCGGCAAATTGAGTTGGCCGAATTGAAACTCCAAATGGCTGAACGCAATCGCGATCGGTATTCGGAAGGTGAATCTCAGCGCAAGCGGGAGTCACTGCAGAATCAGGTTCAGTTGGCTGAGGAACAGCACAGGCAACTCTCAGAGCGTTTGGCGTGGTCCGAAAAACTGGCCAATGGAGGTTTAATCAGTCAGGCAACGGTGGAAATCGATGCTTCAGCGGTTAAGGGCAGTCAGTCAGAACGGAAGGCTGCGAAAGACCGACTCAAGGTATTCGAAACCATTGACCTCGAACGAAATCGAACTCAGCTGGAAACCAATGTGTTAACAGCTCAGGCTGAACTTGAGCTGTTGCAACAGAACGCCTCCAGCAGACGTCAGGAGCTTCACAGCAATTATCTTGCAGCCCGGCAGGATCTGGAGATCGTTAAAAGTCGGCAAGAGGAGTTGAATGATGCTCTGGCAGCTGAACCAAAACCTGCGGTTGCTGATGCCGTTGAGTTGTCCGGGCAGGCCAGGGAGGTTGAATTGGCCCGAGCGTCGATGCTTCGTGCGGAACAGGAATTAACGACCATGAAAAAGCACGTGAACGCTGTTTCCCGAAACGGTGAACGCCTGCACAAAG from Fuerstiella sp. encodes:
- a CDS encoding Gfo/Idh/MocA family oxidoreductase, encoding MNTSDISRRAFVGTTAATAAGLHAGISVAQSRFSANDTIRVGMIGPGGRGTQLMLECMDHGSNYGAQVTAVCDIWDQRRDVAQQKVKEVSGSDPRVCKNIATILDDPNIDAVIIGTADHQHAKMLRMAVEAGKDVYCEKPMGNVLEETNAALDAVNKSGRVVQIGTQRRSYPKYRQAQKLMQSGVLGDIVKVDIIANAYSPYRWAKSKQDLASLKKHNVDWSAFLMGKSDRPFDPRIYRSFRLFRDFSSGIIDQWMTHSIDAVHMLTGESYPESAVAHGGIYQFHDYRENPDTIQVALSYGQDDRKFLAQYSVSLSNGAGSAWRVMGTRGTMQVEHDFRITGDGVKSKNRITEVTEISDAPGTLHHMANWLDCVRRQDIKGTYCPVEAGYGHSVACILSAQSYWTGRKMTFDPQSRTMRSA
- a CDS encoding histidine phosphatase family protein produces the protein MLTSKTLLLVRHAKSSWKNEELGDIDRPLSKRGFRDGPDMGKRLSVRLLIPELIVSSPAVRALSTAGAIGKETGYTDEIIVEDNLYGAAPQEVLDLISEFDDFLRVVMIVLHNPTITELANMFSVKSIENVPTCGVLVIEVSAWSRVAKARLTDFDYPKNLA
- a CDS encoding peptidyl-prolyl cis-trans isomerase, translating into MRVYRSFLLIVCATTMSFTCGCAEDNPGKGNELAAAHILITHKYSSGRPPNITRTQIEALELAKEVVEKARATGADFAALAKEYSESPTGPAGGDLGIFSPITMARPFSEATQALEIGAISDPVRTPFGYHIILRKQP
- a CDS encoding phytanoyl-CoA dioxygenase family protein; protein product: MQLNESQISQFDQQGYLFFPELLDTDEVTALQKAMPAILDRRGPEIVCETDDPTAVRLAFGAHTYSDAFRRLMRLPCLLNPVRQLLGEDVYLHQSRLNPKHGFAGGASWDWHQDYPPWNKIDGMPQPMCIMTAIFIDDCSVARSPLLIVPGSQRHGLLDSEPHPDTAGKEYALHHIDQVTLKSLAADHGIEALVGPAGSVAFIHCNVVHGSANNVSPWQRAIMYLIYNAVDNACTGTDRAWYHNNRDFSALLPLDDNCLKTQGK
- a CDS encoding Gfo/Idh/MocA family oxidoreductase translates to MLKSVGLVVSGLGWIGKRHAELIKAHDGCELLGLCDTDSSRSKIAKQLDVPFYRHIEELIDRERPNGAVIATPNQWHAEIAETCAQHGVHVLIEKPIADTLSAARRIQHASDDTGIRVLVGHHRRHNPLIRETRDIIRSGTLGGLVGVSMLWALMKPTEYFDVDWRCRSPGGGPNFINLIHEFDTLRFVCGEIRQVCAFAGSAVRKLDVEDSLSIAISFESGALGSIFASDTVSSPWSWETTTGENPHYFHADRNCYRFLGTSASLAFPKMELWQYADNTQTDWQHPMKMSQRQVVCADPLQLQLQHFCRVVRQDERSMVDAREGTRSLAVTLAVQKSIRDRIPVDVEAISPCS
- a CDS encoding PTS sugar transporter subunit IIA, yielding MSYDSMNIEELMTQLGRERRVVERMASRGHIPGRRVAGEWRFNRMEITQWLETEIPSLDDQALARMEQTQQSAELDPRSPISQLIHPETVQVPLDAGTKPSTLQSLVEVAGRTWQILEPTAVLEAVKQREAVMSTGFENGVAIPHPRNPLPDALSDSVVAFGRTSSGIPFGAPGRALSDMFFLVLARDSQTHLQILARIGRLMQLPEFVPNLRAADTSIAAHTLICEADTIIDG